The following proteins come from a genomic window of Corallococcus sp. NCRR:
- the fdxA gene encoding ferredoxin FdxA, producing the protein MAYVVAEPCIKCKYTDCVEVCPVNCFYEGANFLVIHPDECIDCGACEPVCPTKAIFPETELPGEWSEYKKLNTDFASKWPNIAEKKAALPEAEEYKDKKGKRAELNTAPGK; encoded by the coding sequence ATGGCCTACGTCGTCGCCGAGCCTTGCATCAAGTGCAAGTACACCGACTGTGTTGAGGTGTGCCCGGTCAACTGCTTCTACGAGGGCGCCAACTTCCTCGTGATCCACCCGGACGAGTGCATCGACTGCGGCGCTTGCGAGCCCGTCTGCCCGACCAAGGCGATCTTCCCCGAGACCGAGCTGCCCGGTGAGTGGTCGGAGTACAAGAAGCTCAACACCGACTTCGCGTCCAAGTGGCCCAACATCGCGGAGAAGAAGGCCGCCCTGCCCGAGGCCGAGGAGTACAAAGACAAGAAGGGCAAGCGCGCGGAGCTGAACACCGCGCCCGGGAAGTAA
- the asd gene encoding aspartate-semialdehyde dehydrogenase, whose product MAKLRAVLIGATGLAGQQFIAALKDHPFIELTGLAASPRSAGKTYADALRASNGMLAWFVPEPLPEAIARMTVLSGDAVQAKDYDIAFSAVEADVAREIEPRLARDIPVFSAASAFRYDADVPLLIPPVNAAHAPLINEQRRQRGWKGFIVPIPNCTTTGLAVTLAPLAERFGVKAVLMTSLQAMSGAGRSPGVIGLDILDNVVPYIPKEEHKVEVETKKILGALNPAGAALTPHDVRVSCTCTRVAVLEGHTESVFVSLGKKATVAEVAQAMREWQGAQVAKDLPSAPPRWIEVLDDPFRPQPRMDRDTHGGMATTVGRIREDGVLENGFKYVLVSHNTKMGAAKGAILVAELLRAQGLLG is encoded by the coding sequence ATGGCCAAGCTTCGCGCCGTGCTCATTGGCGCCACCGGACTCGCGGGCCAGCAGTTCATCGCTGCCCTGAAGGACCACCCGTTCATCGAGCTGACCGGGCTCGCCGCTTCGCCCCGCTCCGCCGGAAAAACGTACGCGGACGCCCTGCGCGCCTCCAACGGAATGCTGGCCTGGTTCGTCCCGGAGCCGCTCCCGGAGGCCATCGCCCGCATGACCGTGCTCAGCGGCGACGCCGTCCAGGCGAAGGACTACGACATCGCCTTCTCCGCCGTGGAGGCGGACGTCGCCCGTGAAATCGAGCCGCGCCTGGCCCGGGACATCCCGGTGTTCTCCGCCGCGAGCGCCTTCCGCTACGACGCGGACGTGCCCCTGCTCATCCCCCCCGTGAACGCCGCCCACGCCCCGCTCATCAACGAGCAGCGCCGGCAGCGCGGGTGGAAGGGCTTCATCGTCCCCATCCCCAACTGCACCACCACCGGCCTCGCCGTGACGCTGGCCCCCCTGGCCGAGCGCTTCGGCGTGAAGGCCGTGCTGATGACCAGCCTCCAGGCCATGTCCGGCGCCGGACGTTCGCCCGGCGTCATCGGCCTGGACATCCTCGACAACGTCGTGCCCTACATCCCCAAGGAGGAGCACAAGGTCGAGGTGGAGACGAAGAAGATCCTCGGGGCGCTCAACCCCGCGGGCGCGGCGCTCACCCCGCACGATGTGCGCGTCTCCTGCACCTGCACCCGCGTCGCCGTGCTGGAGGGCCACACCGAGTCCGTCTTTGTATCGCTCGGGAAGAAGGCCACCGTGGCGGAGGTCGCCCAGGCGATGCGCGAATGGCAGGGCGCCCAGGTGGCGAAGGACCTGCCGTCCGCTCCCCCCCGGTGGATCGAAGTGCTGGACGACCCGTTCCGCCCCCAGCCCCGCATGGACCGGGACACCCACGGCGGCATGGCCACCACGGTGGGCCGCATCCGCGAGGACGGTGTGCTGGAGAACGGCTTCAAGTACGTGCTCGTCTCCCACAACACGAAGATGGGGGCCGCAAAGGGCGCCATCCTCGTCGCCGAGCTGCTTCGGGCGCAGGGCTTGCTGGGCTGA
- a CDS encoding rhodanese-like domain-containing protein produces MEPTIICDELFMRLGDEDVLVLDCRDAMDWERFEIHIPGALRMTASEVARDLAMLPDDELIVLCGTTQDCADIRRICRVLRLRGRNAVCLAGGLHAWVTGGYPTERHTRAPSHAHR; encoded by the coding sequence GTGGAGCCCACCATCATTTGCGATGAGCTGTTCATGCGTCTGGGGGACGAGGATGTGCTCGTCCTGGATTGCCGCGACGCGATGGACTGGGAGCGGTTCGAGATCCACATCCCCGGCGCGCTGCGCATGACGGCCTCGGAGGTGGCCCGGGATCTGGCGATGCTGCCGGACGACGAGCTCATCGTCCTGTGCGGCACCACCCAGGACTGCGCGGACATCCGCCGCATCTGCCGAGTGTTGCGCCTGCGGGGGCGCAACGCCGTGTGCCTCGCCGGCGGGCTCCACGCCTGGGTGACGGGGGGCTACCCCACGGAACGCCACACGCGCGCCCCCTCCCACGCCCACCGTTGA
- a CDS encoding acyl-CoA dehydrogenase family protein: MLHGHGVYLEEHEAFRRTVRAVVDKELRPFAAEWEAREEFPRELFTRFGELGFLGLKYPEAYGGTAAGELYEAVLLEELGRCGSGGVAAGLAGQFTIATGPVHLFGTDAQKQRWLAPAIRGEKIGALGITEPDAGSDVAGLRTTARRDGDHYVVNGSKTYITNGVRADFVVLAVKTDPSRGHKGLSMLVVERGTPGFSVGRKLQKVGWRASDTAELFFEDCRVPAENLLGVENQGFSQIMGNFQWERLSLALGAVGAMDDMLETVLEHVKQRRAFNQTLAGFQVVRHKLADLHTARECARQLTYHALRLHVAGEYAVAQTSMAKKVATETCCRVADECLQLHGGAGYMMEYDIQRHWRDARLGPIGGGTSEVMNEIIAKQLGL; the protein is encoded by the coding sequence ATGCTGCATGGTCACGGCGTCTACCTGGAGGAGCACGAGGCCTTCCGCCGCACCGTCCGGGCGGTGGTGGACAAGGAGCTGCGCCCGTTCGCGGCGGAGTGGGAGGCCCGGGAGGAGTTCCCCCGGGAGCTTTTCACCCGCTTCGGCGAGCTGGGCTTCCTGGGCCTGAAGTACCCGGAGGCCTACGGAGGCACGGCGGCCGGGGAGCTCTATGAGGCGGTGCTCCTGGAGGAGCTGGGCCGCTGCGGCTCCGGCGGCGTGGCCGCGGGGCTGGCCGGGCAGTTCACCATCGCGACCGGCCCCGTGCACCTGTTCGGCACGGACGCCCAGAAGCAGCGCTGGCTGGCCCCCGCCATCCGGGGGGAGAAGATTGGCGCCCTGGGCATCACCGAACCGGACGCCGGTTCGGACGTGGCGGGGCTGCGCACCACCGCCCGCCGCGACGGCGACCACTACGTCGTCAACGGCTCCAAGACGTACATCACCAACGGCGTGCGGGCGGACTTCGTGGTGCTGGCGGTGAAGACCGACCCGTCGCGCGGCCATAAGGGCCTGTCCATGCTGGTGGTGGAGCGGGGCACGCCGGGCTTCAGCGTGGGGCGCAAGCTCCAGAAGGTAGGCTGGCGCGCGTCCGACACGGCGGAGCTCTTCTTCGAGGACTGCCGCGTGCCCGCGGAGAACCTGCTGGGCGTGGAGAACCAGGGCTTCTCGCAGATCATGGGCAACTTCCAGTGGGAGCGCCTGTCGCTCGCGCTGGGCGCGGTGGGCGCCATGGACGACATGCTGGAGACGGTGCTCGAGCACGTGAAGCAGCGCCGCGCCTTCAATCAGACGCTCGCGGGCTTCCAGGTGGTGCGCCACAAGCTGGCGGACCTGCACACCGCCCGTGAGTGCGCGCGGCAGCTCACCTACCACGCGCTGCGCCTGCACGTGGCCGGCGAGTACGCCGTCGCGCAGACCTCCATGGCCAAGAAGGTCGCCACGGAGACGTGCTGCCGCGTGGCGGACGAGTGCCTCCAGCTCCACGGCGGCGCGGGCTACATGATGGAGTACGACATCCAGCGCCACTGGCGCGACGCGCGGCTGGGGCCCATTGGCGGCGGCACCAGTGAGGTGATGAACGAAATCATCGCCAAGCAGCTGGGACTCTGA
- a CDS encoding right-handed parallel beta-helix repeat-containing protein translates to MKTRRTLMASLAACTLALGTTACGAGGGSGDGTGGSSNAGTGAQAPAANTGTSGKVEKTPATPGKAPPIGVQPVEDTPAAQMPEHADHAPLAEPGPQPAVSAQAMAETPATTPAHDWVVSPNGNDGAEGTEAAPLKTIAMAVSKAGPGDRIRVLAGTYAERVVLGDNTKAGTPEAKITLQGEGRPKLTPGSGSGAAVQVRRANWIIDGFDIDVEGQPIFGVTFEGDVQGTVLANSDLHNGTGGAGVTLFNNAKGPTIENNNIHDFVRTTGNKDSHGIVMQPASYDLTVRNNDIHDVSGDSVQCLGPEGFSELPPATGLLVENNHFFNNRENAVDIKTCHDVIIRNNRMHQFRPSETAKGDVLVIHYSANNVLVEDNELYDGAKGISVGGNHEGPVPQAVVLRRNRVHDMTDAGGGEGTGIRLENSKGTVVVNNTITRAKAGIILGHGTGGPTESLRVENNLVDAPVSVDMGGQAPGLHMSNNLYPAGAQFKTNGQLQALDAFKAAAKDTTSTGGDVTVTDTFAPSVAAQDKGMDQGQPFCGAAPDIGAVELGC, encoded by the coding sequence TTGAAGACGCGACGCACCCTGATGGCCTCCCTGGCCGCCTGCACCCTGGCGCTTGGGACAACTGCTTGTGGCGCCGGCGGTGGCTCTGGCGACGGCACTGGCGGTTCATCGAACGCCGGCACGGGGGCCCAGGCTCCCGCGGCGAACACAGGGACTTCGGGCAAGGTGGAAAAGACGCCCGCCACCCCGGGCAAGGCGCCGCCCATCGGCGTGCAGCCGGTGGAGGACACGCCCGCCGCGCAGATGCCGGAGCACGCGGACCATGCGCCCCTCGCGGAGCCCGGTCCCCAGCCCGCCGTCAGCGCCCAGGCCATGGCGGAAACGCCCGCCACCACGCCCGCCCATGACTGGGTGGTGTCGCCCAACGGCAATGACGGCGCCGAGGGCACGGAGGCAGCGCCCCTGAAGACCATCGCCATGGCGGTGAGCAAGGCCGGCCCCGGCGACCGCATCCGCGTGCTCGCGGGCACCTACGCCGAGCGCGTGGTGCTGGGCGACAACACGAAGGCCGGCACACCCGAGGCGAAGATCACCCTCCAGGGCGAGGGCCGTCCCAAGCTCACCCCGGGCAGCGGCTCCGGCGCGGCGGTGCAGGTGCGCCGCGCGAACTGGATCATCGACGGGTTCGACATCGACGTGGAGGGGCAGCCCATCTTCGGCGTCACCTTCGAGGGCGACGTGCAGGGCACGGTGCTCGCCAACTCGGATCTGCACAACGGCACGGGCGGCGCGGGCGTCACCCTGTTCAACAACGCCAAGGGCCCCACCATCGAGAACAACAACATCCACGACTTCGTGCGGACCACCGGCAACAAGGACTCGCACGGCATCGTGATGCAGCCCGCGTCCTACGACCTGACCGTGCGCAACAACGACATCCACGACGTGTCCGGTGACTCCGTGCAGTGCCTGGGGCCGGAGGGCTTCAGCGAGCTGCCGCCCGCCACGGGCCTGCTGGTGGAGAACAACCACTTCTTCAACAACCGGGAGAACGCCGTGGACATCAAGACGTGCCACGACGTCATCATCCGCAACAACCGGATGCACCAGTTCCGGCCGTCGGAGACGGCGAAGGGCGACGTGCTCGTCATCCACTACTCCGCCAACAACGTGCTGGTGGAGGACAACGAGCTGTATGACGGCGCCAAGGGCATCTCCGTGGGCGGCAATCACGAGGGCCCCGTGCCCCAGGCCGTCGTCTTGCGCCGCAACCGCGTGCACGACATGACCGACGCGGGCGGCGGCGAAGGCACCGGGATCCGCCTGGAGAACTCCAAGGGCACCGTGGTGGTGAACAACACCATCACCCGCGCCAAGGCCGGCATCATCCTGGGCCACGGCACGGGCGGCCCCACGGAGTCCCTGCGCGTGGAGAACAACCTCGTGGACGCGCCCGTCAGCGTGGACATGGGCGGCCAGGCCCCCGGCCTCCACATGAGCAACAACCTCTACCCGGCCGGCGCGCAGTTCAAGACCAACGGCCAGCTCCAGGCCCTGGACGCCTTCAAGGCCGCCGCGAAGGACACCACCTCCACCGGCGGTGACGTGACGGTGACGGACACCTTCGCCCCGTCCGTGGCCGCCCAGGACAAGGGCATGGACCAGGGCCAGCCCTTCTGCGGCGCGGCCCCGGACATCGGCGCGGTGGAGCTGGGCTGCTAG
- a CDS encoding SpoIID/LytB domain-containing protein: MSRGNARCRAFYSLPVIQGETRRSGRENRDARPHGGYGAAAVSKAVLLLTALMLASCATPAPSPAPGTRGLGEPEVSVPTKPADAGVTPPAPSALEDPLTSGLPGPQDLKRLDFRNGEPRLPIKLMEGREAVTFSPRARMRLRFGGPGDKVLDAPAGSRWTVRVTQGEPAQWSARLQLGEFRFADKAGLAEAQETWRARGLAVRTHTLGSVYGIAGKVIDNRRYLLLSEEALTPEAAAKQQTELLRRYGLRTTLFEEVRKPSRAILELKDENDAVVGLAQDRLDAETPDGSGFDVRQVEYGVGYDFHAFEDRSFRGALQFAVDRGGKLAVVNVVGLEDLLKGLVPSEIFARAHPEALKAQAVTARGEVLAKVGIKHLADPYLLCSEQHCAVYRGRTGEAASTTAAVEATRGQALFSQDGRLVDSVYSAVCGGHTEDNDVVWGGPPDPSLRGRPDLLEPAPDVPGPSNLKAWLATADVPAACRLSSFAQPTKFRWEKRFTQGQVDALTEKLGVGAIQGLTLSERGVSGRARLLTVSGTKGATQVRGELNIRRLFGMLNSSMATVEAERDAEGRPTGWLFRGGGWGHGVGMCQTGAIGRAEAGQTYPEILRFYFNGAQVAPIY, from the coding sequence ATGAGCAGGGGCAACGCACGGTGTCGGGCGTTCTATTCACTGCCGGTCATCCAGGGCGAGACGCGCCGCAGCGGGAGGGAGAACCGTGACGCTCGGCCCCATGGCGGCTACGGTGCCGCCGCCGTGTCCAAAGCCGTCCTGCTCCTGACCGCCCTGATGCTCGCCTCCTGCGCCACGCCGGCGCCCTCCCCTGCCCCGGGCACCCGGGGCCTGGGCGAGCCGGAGGTCTCCGTCCCCACGAAGCCCGCCGACGCGGGCGTGACGCCCCCCGCCCCGAGTGCCCTGGAGGACCCGCTCACGTCGGGCCTGCCCGGTCCTCAGGACCTGAAGCGCCTGGACTTCCGCAACGGCGAGCCGCGCCTCCCCATCAAGCTGATGGAGGGCCGCGAGGCGGTGACGTTCTCGCCGCGCGCGCGGATGCGGCTGCGCTTCGGTGGGCCCGGCGACAAGGTGCTGGACGCGCCCGCGGGCTCGCGCTGGACGGTGCGGGTGACGCAGGGCGAACCGGCCCAGTGGAGCGCGCGGCTGCAGTTGGGCGAGTTCCGCTTCGCGGACAAGGCGGGGCTCGCGGAGGCGCAGGAGACGTGGCGCGCGCGGGGGCTCGCGGTGCGCACGCACACGCTGGGCTCCGTGTACGGCATCGCGGGGAAGGTCATCGACAACCGGCGCTACCTCCTGCTGAGTGAAGAGGCGCTGACGCCCGAGGCCGCGGCGAAACAGCAGACGGAGCTGCTGCGCCGCTACGGCCTGCGCACCACGCTCTTCGAGGAGGTCCGCAAGCCTTCGCGCGCCATCCTGGAGCTGAAGGACGAGAACGACGCCGTGGTGGGCCTGGCGCAGGACCGGCTGGACGCGGAGACGCCGGACGGCAGCGGCTTCGACGTGCGGCAGGTGGAGTACGGCGTGGGCTACGACTTCCACGCCTTCGAGGACCGCAGCTTCCGGGGCGCGCTCCAGTTCGCGGTGGACCGCGGCGGCAAGCTCGCGGTGGTGAACGTGGTGGGCCTGGAGGACCTGCTCAAGGGGCTGGTGCCGTCCGAAATCTTCGCGCGCGCGCACCCGGAGGCGCTCAAGGCCCAGGCCGTCACCGCGCGCGGCGAGGTGCTGGCGAAGGTGGGCATCAAGCACCTGGCGGATCCATACCTCCTCTGCTCGGAGCAGCACTGCGCGGTGTACCGGGGCCGCACCGGCGAAGCGGCCAGCACCACCGCCGCGGTGGAGGCCACCCGGGGCCAGGCGCTCTTCAGCCAGGACGGCCGGCTGGTGGACTCCGTCTACAGCGCCGTGTGCGGCGGCCACACCGAGGACAACGACGTGGTGTGGGGCGGCCCGCCGGACCCCAGCCTGCGCGGGCGGCCGGACCTGCTGGAGCCCGCGCCGGACGTGCCCGGCCCGTCCAACCTCAAGGCGTGGCTGGCGACGGCGGACGTGCCGGCCGCGTGCAGGCTGTCCAGCTTCGCGCAGCCCACGAAGTTCCGGTGGGAGAAGCGCTTCACGCAAGGCCAGGTGGACGCGCTGACGGAGAAGCTGGGCGTGGGCGCCATCCAGGGGCTCACCCTGTCCGAGCGGGGGGTGTCCGGGCGCGCCCGGCTGCTCACCGTGTCGGGCACGAAGGGCGCCACCCAGGTGCGCGGGGAGCTGAACATCCGGCGGCTCTTCGGGATGCTCAACAGCAGCATGGCCACCGTGGAGGCCGAGCGGGACGCCGAGGGCCGGCCCACCGGATGGCTGTTCCGGGGCGGCGGCTGGGGCCACGGCGTGGGCATGTGTCAGACAGGCGCCATCGGGCGGGCGGAGGCGGGCCAGACCTATCCGGAGATCCTGCGCTTCTACTTCAATGGGGCGCAGGTGGCCCCCATCTACTGA
- a CDS encoding energy transducer TonB family protein produces MGTGSSTDWRQRRARKQRGPLRYLVAGILALLAQAAFVGFVLLVSAVQANLPHEKRPARPTSVAVRPLTSDQWAKNRGSVTPQQTKPRPTEKREPKEEKKPDETKPQGQVVDVAPGNDQQSPDAKYLAEHNNTVQKETRARDQTAFYRNAMPQRTAPQKQEGAAQDQVQPPRVSGNNGTGADDRAQSQGGKKPVFEMPETRRKQEIAMKTDPRERGPGMAVKNQSESDATQGNAKRLRIQPGEGEDSEQEGSTGRVGSPGLATLMPSQAAMDKVVGAAPNDMLRDQEEGDGTFLNTREWKYASFFNRVKQSVGMHWNPNEQLRMRDPTGNIYSGRDRQTLLTITLDERGAVKDIQVEKSSGLDFLDMEAVASFKRAQPFPNPPSGLLGQDATVRFQFGFFLEMGGGPRMRLFRQ; encoded by the coding sequence GTGGGCACGGGTTCCTCGACAGACTGGCGTCAGCGGCGCGCGCGCAAGCAGCGCGGGCCCTTGCGCTACCTGGTGGCGGGCATCCTGGCGCTCCTGGCCCAGGCCGCGTTCGTGGGCTTCGTGCTCCTGGTGTCGGCCGTGCAGGCGAACCTCCCGCATGAGAAGCGCCCCGCCCGGCCCACGTCCGTGGCGGTGAGGCCGCTCACGTCGGACCAGTGGGCGAAGAACCGGGGGAGCGTCACCCCGCAGCAGACGAAGCCCCGCCCCACGGAGAAGCGCGAGCCGAAGGAAGAGAAGAAGCCGGACGAGACGAAGCCCCAGGGCCAGGTGGTGGACGTGGCGCCGGGCAATGATCAGCAATCCCCGGACGCGAAGTACCTGGCCGAGCACAACAACACGGTGCAGAAGGAGACGCGCGCGCGCGACCAGACGGCCTTCTACCGCAACGCCATGCCCCAGCGGACCGCGCCCCAGAAGCAGGAGGGCGCCGCGCAGGACCAGGTGCAGCCCCCGCGCGTGTCCGGCAACAATGGTACGGGCGCGGACGACCGGGCCCAGTCCCAGGGCGGAAAGAAGCCCGTCTTCGAGATGCCGGAGACGCGCCGCAAGCAGGAGATCGCCATGAAGACGGATCCGCGCGAGCGCGGCCCGGGCATGGCGGTGAAGAACCAGTCGGAGAGCGACGCCACGCAGGGCAACGCGAAGCGCCTGCGCATCCAGCCCGGCGAGGGCGAGGACAGCGAGCAGGAGGGCTCCACGGGCCGCGTGGGCTCCCCGGGCCTGGCCACGCTGATGCCGTCGCAGGCGGCCATGGACAAGGTGGTGGGCGCGGCCCCCAACGACATGCTCCGGGACCAGGAGGAGGGGGACGGCACCTTCCTCAACACGCGCGAGTGGAAGTACGCCAGCTTCTTCAACCGCGTGAAGCAGAGCGTGGGCATGCACTGGAACCCCAACGAGCAGCTGCGCATGCGCGACCCGACGGGGAACATCTACTCCGGGCGCGACCGCCAGACGCTGCTGACCATCACGTTGGACGAGCGCGGCGCGGTGAAGGACATCCAGGTGGAGAAGAGCAGCGGCCTGGACTTCCTGGACATGGAGGCGGTGGCGTCCTTCAAGCGCGCGCAGCCCTTCCCCAACCCGCCGTCCGGCCTCCTGGGGCAGGACGCGACGGTGCGCTTCCAGTTCGGCTTCTTCCTGGAGATGGGCGGCGGCCCCCGGATGCGGCTGTTCCGACAGTAG
- a CDS encoding cation diffusion facilitator family transporter — translation MEASLVDRSAALQERNRKVRFVLLAILVANWVVAAAKLVFGLMAQSASVTADGLHSFIDGGSNVLGLVAMGVASRPADADHPYGHGKFEALASLGIGAMIGVGMLELGRMAFDSLLHDKHPTVSVTMAAVMVFTLVINLVVTRVERHYGQKYKSALLLADAQHTLSDVFVSIAVLISIGLVALGYPRADGLVALAVMVFVAWVAYGIVRQAVGILSDTARLDPAQVSQHTLSVAGVRSCRDVRSRGMEESVYVDLKIEVDPQLTTAQAHEVADKVEETLHGAYPQVVDVVVHVEPAKAR, via the coding sequence GTGGAAGCCTCTCTTGTCGACCGCAGCGCCGCGCTCCAGGAGCGCAACCGGAAGGTCCGCTTCGTCCTGTTGGCCATCCTCGTGGCCAACTGGGTGGTGGCCGCCGCCAAGCTCGTCTTCGGCCTCATGGCCCAGTCCGCGTCGGTGACGGCGGACGGGTTGCACTCGTTCATCGACGGCGGCTCCAACGTGCTGGGCCTGGTCGCCATGGGCGTCGCGTCGCGGCCGGCGGACGCGGACCACCCCTACGGGCACGGCAAGTTCGAGGCGCTCGCGTCGCTGGGCATCGGCGCGATGATTGGCGTGGGCATGCTGGAGCTGGGGCGCATGGCCTTCGACTCGCTCCTGCACGACAAGCACCCCACGGTGTCGGTGACGATGGCGGCGGTGATGGTCTTCACGCTCGTCATCAACCTCGTCGTCACCCGCGTGGAGCGGCACTACGGGCAGAAGTACAAGAGCGCGCTCCTGCTCGCGGACGCGCAGCACACGCTGTCGGACGTGTTCGTGAGCATCGCGGTGCTCATCTCCATTGGCCTCGTGGCGCTGGGCTACCCGCGCGCGGACGGGCTGGTGGCGCTGGCCGTGATGGTCTTCGTGGCGTGGGTGGCCTACGGCATCGTCCGGCAGGCGGTGGGCATCCTCTCCGACACCGCGCGCCTGGACCCGGCGCAGGTGTCCCAGCACACGCTGTCGGTGGCCGGCGTGCGCTCCTGTCGCGACGTGCGCAGCCGGGGCATGGAGGAGAGCGTCTACGTGGACCTGAAGATTGAAGTCGACCCGCAGCTGACCACCGCGCAGGCCCACGAGGTGGCGGACAAGGTGGAGGAGACGCTGCACGGCGCCTATCCGCAGGTGGTGGACGTGGTGGTCCACGTGGAGCCCGCGAAGGCCCGCTAG